A single window of Priestia filamentosa DNA harbors:
- the aroQ gene encoding type II 3-dehydroquinate dehydratase has protein sequence MTKILMLHGVNHNMFGKRDPKQYGTITLDEINDNIAQLAEELKIEVETFQTNHEGEMVEKIHEAFLTGVDGVVLNAGAWTHYSYAIRDALAILTVPVIEIHMSNIHSREAFRHESVFAEIATGQISGFGEESYLLGIRAAVAANSSK, from the coding sequence ATGACTAAAATTTTAATGTTACACGGTGTAAACCATAATATGTTTGGTAAACGTGATCCTAAACAATACGGCACAATTACATTAGATGAAATTAATGACAATATTGCACAGTTAGCAGAAGAGTTAAAGATTGAAGTAGAAACATTCCAAACAAATCATGAAGGTGAAATGGTTGAAAAAATTCATGAAGCTTTTTTAACAGGTGTAGACGGAGTGGTGCTAAATGCAGGTGCTTGGACACACTACAGCTACGCAATTCGTGATGCTTTAGCCATTTTAACAGTACCAGTAATAGAAATTCATATGTCAAACATCCATTCACGTGAGGCATTCCGTCACGAGTCAGTTTTTGCAGAAATTGCAACTGGCCAAATTTCAGGATTTGGTGAAGAAAGTTATTTACTAGGTATTCGTGCAGCAGTAGCAGCTAATTCTAGTAAATAA
- a CDS encoding LacI family DNA-binding transcriptional regulator: MKQSKKQRVTLQEVALHAGVSTSTASLVVRNNPRISEATRKKVLNSINELGYVYDRVAANMRSRSSDIVGVIVTDISNSFISEFLIGVQSTLEAVGYTVLLGTTFDSVSKQDHLLSTMIEHRVDGLILNPVSKSSEKTVSQLNKIEIPKVLANRELANVNSDYVGIDYTTGALMAVNHLIEKGHKRIAFLGGIKQSSTWTERIRGFHIAHDIAGLKVDESLIIDIEPNRKGGLEAILKVLENDHPPTAVFCFNDLVAFGVIKGLAMNGIIPGQDIDIVGFDNIPEAELYHPPLTTVSSFPRSIGIKAANLLYNRMNNESSELQRLILKPELIIRETSKK; this comes from the coding sequence ATGAAACAATCAAAAAAACAACGGGTCACGTTACAAGAAGTAGCATTACATGCTGGTGTTTCTACTTCAACTGCTTCCCTAGTTGTTCGCAATAATCCTCGCATTTCGGAAGCAACACGAAAAAAGGTTTTAAATTCTATAAATGAATTGGGTTACGTTTACGATAGAGTTGCTGCAAATATGAGATCTAGGAGTTCTGATATTGTTGGCGTGATTGTAACGGATATTTCCAATAGTTTTATTTCGGAATTTTTAATAGGGGTTCAATCTACATTAGAAGCGGTCGGATATACAGTTTTGTTAGGGACTACCTTTGATTCCGTTTCGAAGCAAGACCATTTACTTTCAACCATGATAGAACATAGAGTAGACGGCTTGATTCTTAACCCTGTCTCTAAAAGTTCAGAAAAAACGGTTAGTCAATTGAATAAAATTGAAATACCAAAGGTCCTTGCTAACAGAGAACTTGCTAATGTCAATTCTGATTATGTAGGAATTGATTATACAACAGGAGCTCTTATGGCAGTTAATCATCTGATAGAAAAGGGGCATAAAAGAATTGCTTTTTTAGGAGGAATCAAGCAATCTTCTACTTGGACGGAAAGAATAAGAGGGTTTCATATAGCCCATGATATAGCAGGCTTAAAAGTTGATGAATCCCTTATAATAGATATTGAGCCTAATCGAAAAGGCGGGTTAGAGGCAATATTAAAAGTTCTAGAGAATGACCATCCACCTACAGCTGTTTTTTGCTTTAATGACTTGGTTGCATTTGGTGTCATAAAAGGCTTAGCAATGAATGGTATAATACCGGGCCAAGATATTGATATCGTAGGATTCGATAATATTCCTGAAGCAGAACTTTATCATCCTCCATTAACAACGGTTTCTTCATTTCCACGATCTATAGGTATTAAAGCCGCAAATCTTTTATACAATAGGATGAATAATGAAAGTAGCGAACTTCAACGTCTTATCCTAAAGCCTGAACTTATTATTCGAGAAACTTCAAAAAAATAA
- a CDS encoding AraC family transcriptional regulator, whose translation MDLNKYLSGKTALNNYIQQVKQNGASFQTHYWGVMPKHYNNDLHKHSFFEVCYVVEGEGTYIDNNCTYSLQKNTLFISRPEVLHQIKSEKGLSLLYVAFQLIESESNESWIRIMERAKQCTEIILHDKFETETVLLWKALLIQATKRGNVLFEEILSNIAYSLIVSILQDFVADLNKSDHKNVPEQYSVLLTQAQLYINDNLSNPLKLTEVAKHLHISSRHLSRIFVSELGVSFSKYVQDERIKKATILLKKTDLSLKEISEETGFMSVHYFTRVFTSTMQTSPGRFRSLFVDRKTTTYASK comes from the coding sequence TTGGATTTAAATAAATATTTGTCAGGAAAAACTGCTCTTAATAATTATATTCAACAGGTAAAGCAAAATGGTGCTTCTTTTCAAACTCATTATTGGGGAGTTATGCCAAAACATTATAATAATGATCTACACAAACATTCTTTTTTCGAAGTATGTTATGTAGTTGAAGGTGAAGGAACTTATATAGATAATAATTGTACTTATTCGCTTCAAAAAAATACACTTTTTATATCTAGGCCAGAAGTATTGCATCAAATAAAAAGCGAGAAAGGATTATCTCTATTATATGTTGCATTTCAACTCATCGAATCAGAATCGAATGAGAGTTGGATAAGAATTATGGAGAGGGCAAAACAATGTACGGAAATTATTTTACACGATAAATTTGAAACTGAAACCGTATTATTATGGAAAGCGCTTTTGATTCAAGCGACCAAGCGCGGAAATGTACTTTTTGAAGAGATACTTTCGAATATTGCATATTCGCTTATTGTTTCAATACTCCAAGATTTTGTTGCTGATTTAAATAAGAGTGACCATAAAAATGTTCCTGAACAGTATTCTGTACTCCTTACTCAGGCGCAATTATATATTAACGATAACTTATCAAACCCTTTAAAACTTACAGAGGTTGCGAAACACCTCCATATATCTTCTAGGCATTTATCTCGTATTTTTGTATCTGAATTAGGCGTAAGTTTTTCAAAATATGTTCAAGACGAACGAATAAAAAAAGCAACTATATTATTGAAAAAAACAGATCTATCGTTAAAAGAAATTTCTGAAGAAACGGGGTTTATGAGTGTTCATTATTTCACCCGTGTTTTTACTTCTACGATGCAAACATCACCTGGGCGGTTTCGCTCTCTATTCGTAGACAGAAAGACAACTACGTATGCTAGTAAATAA
- a CDS encoding sugar phosphate isomerase/epimerase family protein: MRLAYDPSHYRDNTNLKDTIDTVARLGYEYVELSPRKDFIWFYEYPKVDKQLIKDLKRYCTDAGVKISSVLPVQQWSSPKEEERQAAVRNWKRCIEITSELDVDLMNSEFSGDISRPVESEAAFVKSMEELMPIFEREGIKLNIQSHPNDFIELNTEAIRMIRALDKDWIKLVYSVPHAFFYDDGIGDVAQHLEEAGDLLTHVLIADTLNHKAAFGLRYIVNPPDAKVTIHQHLNPGEGEINFEALYQKLREMKFDGIVTNAVFAYPDRPEWSNEVTLKSIREGLNI, translated from the coding sequence ATGCGTTTAGCCTATGACCCATCACATTATCGTGACAATACAAATTTAAAAGATACGATTGATACAGTTGCAAGATTAGGATATGAGTATGTAGAGTTATCACCACGTAAAGATTTTATTTGGTTTTATGAGTATCCAAAAGTGGATAAACAGCTAATCAAAGATTTAAAACGCTATTGTACAGATGCAGGGGTAAAAATTTCTTCGGTCCTACCTGTTCAGCAATGGTCTTCTCCAAAAGAGGAGGAGCGACAAGCTGCGGTGAGAAACTGGAAACGATGCATCGAAATTACATCTGAATTAGATGTAGACTTGATGAATAGTGAATTCAGTGGGGATATAAGTCGCCCTGTGGAAAGTGAAGCTGCTTTTGTGAAATCAATGGAAGAACTTATGCCGATCTTTGAAAGAGAAGGAATTAAATTAAACATTCAATCCCACCCAAATGATTTTATCGAATTAAATACGGAAGCGATTCGTATGATTCGTGCTTTGGACAAAGACTGGATTAAACTTGTATATTCTGTTCCACACGCTTTCTTCTATGATGATGGCATTGGCGATGTTGCGCAACATCTAGAGGAAGCCGGTGATTTATTAACGCATGTTCTCATTGCAGATACTCTAAACCATAAAGCAGCCTTTGGCTTACGTTACATTGTTAATCCGCCAGATGCAAAGGTCACGATTCACCAACATTTAAACCCTGGTGAAGGAGAAATCAACTTTGAGGCGCTTTATCAAAAACTAAGAGAAATGAAGTTTGATGGCATTGTCACAAACGCTGTTTTTGCTTATCCGGATCGTCCAGAGTGGTCGAATGAAGTAACGTTAAAATCTATTAGAGAAGGATTAAACATCTAA
- the aroE gene encoding shikimate dehydrogenase: MTTKVHEKNIDGKTKLVGLLATPIGHSLSPRMHNLGYTLTGLNYAYLAFEVGNDELEATVKGFKSAGVAGFNVSMPNKMKVLDYLDELDDSAKYARASNTVVNRDGKLIGYNTDGLGYVRNLIEHGVKLEDQKVTLVGSGGAATPIAIQLAQSGIREISIFARNDAFFVQAEENVNYINNEMKEFGVKATVFPLEDKEAFRREIAESAILANGTSLGMKPLDHLSIIDDTLDVLRKDLVVTDVVYNPQKSKLLSQAEEAGAKAINGLGMMLWQGALAFKLFTGVDMPIGQVKEILFGND; encoded by the coding sequence ATGACAACAAAAGTACACGAAAAAAACATTGATGGAAAAACAAAATTAGTAGGGTTACTAGCAACACCAATCGGACATAGTCTTTCACCACGTATGCACAATCTTGGTTATACATTAACTGGTTTAAACTACGCTTATCTTGCATTTGAAGTAGGTAATGATGAATTAGAAGCAACAGTTAAGGGTTTTAAATCTGCAGGTGTGGCAGGATTTAACGTATCAATGCCAAACAAAATGAAGGTATTAGATTACCTTGATGAGCTGGATGATTCAGCTAAATATGCGCGTGCAAGTAATACGGTAGTTAATCGTGACGGTAAATTAATTGGTTATAACACAGATGGTCTTGGTTATGTGAGAAACTTAATCGAACACGGTGTGAAATTGGAAGATCAAAAAGTAACACTTGTTGGTTCAGGTGGTGCTGCAACACCAATCGCTATTCAATTAGCACAATCCGGTATCCGTGAAATTAGTATTTTTGCTCGCAATGATGCGTTCTTCGTTCAAGCGGAAGAAAACGTAAATTATATTAACAATGAAATGAAAGAATTCGGTGTGAAAGCTACGGTCTTTCCATTAGAAGATAAAGAAGCATTTCGCCGTGAAATTGCAGAAAGTGCTATCTTGGCAAATGGTACAAGCCTTGGAATGAAACCATTAGATCATTTAAGTATTATAGATGACACTTTAGATGTACTACGTAAAGACTTAGTCGTAACAGATGTAGTCTATAATCCTCAAAAATCAAAACTTCTATCCCAAGCAGAAGAAGCTGGTGCGAAAGCAATTAATGGTTTAGGTATGATGTTATGGCAAGGTGCTTTAGCATTTAAATTGTTTACAGGTGTTGATATGCCGATTGGACAAGTAAAAGAAATCTTATTTGGAAACGACTAA
- a CDS encoding MFS transporter — protein sequence MKNPYLKTSIGLYLNYFMLGMINIIIASNMGNLSRLYDVSVSQVSLLVSAIGIGKLVALFFAGRLSDKFGRKPIIIAGGFLYLLFLIGMPITTNYYLAFAFAITAGIANSFLDSGTYPALIEAFPKNASSASVFVKAFVSVGATILPFLISFLSANGIFWGWSFFILSILYAVSAIYLIFMPFPKVDNAGDDKSEEKAELASEKQVMRGKPSMWREGLVIIVIGFTSTALFVVWQTWLPELGEGFIGLSENTAVQLLSYFSIGALVSVLLLTVLLDKFIKPITVLIVYPIIAFVAMLALFFVKSYPIVMICTFLLGLFTAGLFQLALTVMTDFFRKNKGTTTSYVNIAGSAAFILVPIITSSLVDSIGISMTLVFDMVIAVLSVVLALYISIRRKKIFS from the coding sequence ATGAAAAACCCTTATTTGAAAACATCAATAGGGCTTTACTTAAATTATTTTATGCTGGGCATGATTAATATCATCATCGCTTCAAATATGGGTAATTTATCAAGACTATACGATGTCTCTGTTTCCCAAGTTAGTTTGCTTGTATCTGCAATTGGTATAGGGAAGCTGGTGGCGCTCTTTTTCGCCGGAAGGCTTTCAGATAAATTCGGGCGTAAGCCAATCATCATTGCAGGAGGTTTTCTATACTTACTCTTTTTAATTGGCATGCCGATCACAACTAACTACTATTTAGCATTTGCTTTTGCCATTACAGCAGGAATAGCGAATTCCTTTCTTGATTCTGGCACATACCCAGCACTTATTGAAGCATTTCCGAAAAACGCAAGCTCGGCATCGGTATTTGTAAAAGCGTTTGTATCAGTTGGTGCAACTATCTTGCCATTTCTGATTTCTTTTCTATCGGCAAACGGCATCTTCTGGGGATGGTCATTCTTTATCCTAAGTATTCTTTATGCAGTAAGTGCTATTTATCTTATATTTATGCCATTTCCTAAAGTGGATAATGCCGGAGATGATAAATCAGAAGAAAAAGCAGAACTTGCGTCTGAAAAGCAAGTAATGAGGGGAAAACCCTCTATGTGGCGTGAAGGTTTAGTTATTATCGTCATTGGTTTTACCTCAACTGCATTATTTGTTGTTTGGCAAACATGGCTGCCTGAACTAGGAGAAGGTTTTATTGGATTAAGCGAAAATACAGCTGTACAGCTGCTCAGCTACTTCAGCATAGGTGCGCTTGTCTCTGTTCTTTTGCTGACTGTCCTTTTAGACAAGTTTATCAAACCGATTACGGTATTAATTGTGTACCCAATTATTGCCTTTGTAGCAATGCTGGCCCTTTTCTTTGTTAAATCATACCCTATTGTGATGATTTGCACATTTTTACTAGGTCTATTTACAGCAGGACTATTTCAGTTGGCCTTAACAGTTATGACTGACTTTTTTAGAAAAAACAAAGGGACAACAACGTCTTACGTCAACATTGCGGGAAGTGCAGCATTTATTCTTGTTCCAATTATAACAAGTTCTCTTGTAGACTCTATTGGCATCAGTATGACGCTTGTTTTTGATATGGTGATTGCCGTACTAAGCGTTGTGTTAGCACTATATATTTCTATTCGCAGGAAAAAGATTTTTTCTTAA
- a CDS encoding DinB family protein has product MQTMFRYNWLIREKWYQWCEGVPLEELLRKRTGGVGGILHTLFHIVDVEWSWIRVLQGKTDFQESFEAYQSLEKVRQLDRAFQPEVREFISSWNIEKENRILYNPQPDGSIATDAWGEVIRHMIAHEIHHIGQLSIWAREIGKEPVSANLIGKGLNHTLPNS; this is encoded by the coding sequence TTGCAAACTATGTTTCGTTATAATTGGTTGATTAGAGAAAAGTGGTATCAATGGTGTGAAGGTGTTCCCCTAGAAGAATTACTACGAAAACGCACAGGGGGAGTCGGGGGAATCCTACATACTCTCTTTCACATCGTTGATGTAGAATGGAGTTGGATTCGGGTACTTCAAGGTAAGACCGACTTCCAGGAAAGTTTTGAAGCGTATCAAAGCTTAGAAAAAGTTCGCCAGCTAGATCGAGCGTTTCAACCTGAGGTAAGGGAATTTATAAGCTCTTGGAACATTGAAAAAGAAAATCGAATTCTTTATAATCCACAACCAGATGGAAGCATAGCTACTGATGCTTGGGGAGAAGTTATACGTCATATGATTGCACATGAAATCCATCATATTGGACAACTATCAATATGGGCTCGAGAAATAGGAAAAGAGCCTGTTTCCGCTAACCTTATTGGTAAAGGGCTTAATCATACATTGCCAAATAGTTAA
- a CDS encoding MFS transporter has protein sequence MKFNKKKINVVDIQKAKKSVFATGVGNAMEWFDFGLYSYLAVIISQNFFSAVENDELKLVFTFATFAIAFLMRPLGGVIFGRIGDKLGRKVVLTTTIILMAFSTLLIGLLPTYDQIGIWAPILLLIARIIQGFSTGGEYAGAMVYIAESSPDNKRNMLGSGLEIGTLTGYILASLLASALFIILSDEQMASWGWRIPFLLGLPLGLIGLYLRKSLEESPIFENELSNDEVQEESFLSILKNHKKDILVCFVVVAFFNITNYMLLSYMPSYLDEIIGLSSTVGTVLITVIMIIMVPLTLMFGRLSDKIGNKTVFLIGLGGLTLLSALAFYLINLNALVFVSLGILILGVLLSAYEGTVPGSLPTMFYTDIRYRTLSVTFNVSVSIFGGTTPLVATWLVHQTGNNLAPGFYLTVVSIIGFLVIAFLFKSTSGKSLKGSYPTVASKSEYQEAVENPKDALWWQAEKREE, from the coding sequence ATGAAATTTAACAAGAAAAAAATTAACGTTGTAGATATTCAAAAAGCGAAGAAAAGCGTGTTTGCTACAGGAGTAGGAAACGCGATGGAGTGGTTTGATTTTGGCTTATATTCTTATTTAGCTGTTATTATTAGTCAAAACTTTTTTAGTGCTGTTGAGAATGATGAGCTAAAATTAGTGTTCACATTTGCCACATTTGCGATTGCCTTTTTAATGCGTCCATTGGGCGGTGTTATATTCGGTAGAATTGGAGATAAATTAGGAAGAAAAGTCGTTTTAACAACTACAATTATTTTAATGGCTTTTTCAACATTACTCATTGGTTTATTACCTACATATGATCAAATTGGGATATGGGCTCCGATTCTCTTATTAATCGCTAGAATTATTCAAGGTTTTTCAACGGGCGGCGAATACGCTGGAGCAATGGTCTATATTGCCGAATCTTCTCCAGACAATAAACGTAATATGCTTGGAAGTGGATTAGAAATTGGGACGCTCACTGGTTATATATTAGCTTCACTACTCGCCAGTGCACTCTTTATCATTCTATCTGATGAACAGATGGCCTCATGGGGGTGGAGAATACCGTTTCTACTCGGCTTACCTTTAGGGCTTATTGGGTTGTATTTAAGAAAAAGTTTAGAGGAATCACCGATTTTTGAAAATGAACTTTCTAATGATGAAGTCCAAGAAGAAAGTTTCTTATCTATTTTAAAAAATCACAAAAAAGATATTTTGGTATGCTTTGTAGTTGTTGCCTTCTTTAATATTACAAACTACATGCTCTTATCTTACATGCCTTCTTATTTAGATGAAATTATTGGATTATCGAGTACAGTAGGAACTGTATTAATTACTGTTATCATGATTATTATGGTGCCACTTACTTTAATGTTTGGGAGACTCAGTGATAAAATTGGAAACAAAACGGTTTTCTTAATCGGTTTAGGCGGATTGACCTTATTATCTGCCCTCGCGTTTTATTTAATAAACTTGAATGCTTTAGTATTCGTTTCATTAGGGATTCTCATCCTAGGTGTTCTGCTTTCCGCTTATGAAGGCACCGTTCCTGGGTCGTTACCAACAATGTTTTATACCGATATTCGATATCGGACATTATCGGTGACTTTTAATGTCTCGGTTTCCATATTTGGTGGAACGACTCCATTAGTTGCAACATGGCTCGTTCACCAAACAGGGAATAACTTAGCACCTGGTTTCTATTTAACAGTCGTAAGTATTATTGGATTTTTAGTAATAGCCTTCTTGTTCAAAAGTACTTCAGGAAAATCTCTAAAAGGTTCTTACCCAACCGTTGCTTCTAAGTCTGAGTATCAAGAAGCGGTTGAAAATCCAAAAGATGCACTATGGTGGCAAGCAGAAAAAAGAGAAGAGTAA
- a CDS encoding FusB/FusC family EF-G-binding protein: MKNEKAIMINMEPFIRCDQYNFIKVQTKNLVQAHSTVKDKDVLNALKFRSLDKVLTLFPDICEDQMTILEKLVEIEETTQAEKFLSNLKAYVIPFKQITEKTVKKLFPKSKKIKVPSLKDMDWKEISYLGWYDIRSERKHLIVDFNGKLMGIQGTFRSSVEGICALCNGFEEVGLFMSKVKSGKETYTTKGNYICKDSQKCNHNLITLDKLNDFIVHLKKN; the protein is encoded by the coding sequence ATGAAAAATGAAAAAGCTATTATGATAAATATGGAACCTTTCATAAGATGTGACCAATATAACTTTATTAAGGTACAAACAAAAAATCTCGTTCAAGCCCATTCAACGGTTAAAGATAAAGATGTTCTTAATGCGTTAAAATTCCGTTCACTTGATAAAGTATTAACCTTGTTTCCTGACATTTGCGAGGACCAGATGACTATCCTAGAGAAGCTGGTTGAAATAGAAGAAACAACTCAAGCAGAAAAGTTTCTATCGAATCTAAAAGCTTATGTTATTCCGTTTAAACAAATAACAGAAAAAACAGTAAAAAAATTATTTCCTAAATCCAAAAAAATAAAAGTTCCTTCCCTTAAAGATATGGATTGGAAGGAGATTTCTTATTTGGGTTGGTACGATATTCGCTCAGAGAGAAAACATCTGATTGTTGATTTTAATGGAAAGTTAATGGGGATACAAGGAACATTTAGGAGCAGTGTAGAAGGAATATGTGCTTTATGTAATGGATTTGAAGAAGTTGGATTGTTTATGTCAAAAGTGAAAAGTGGGAAAGAGACGTATACAACTAAAGGGAATTACATTTGCAAAGACAGCCAAAAATGTAATCACAATTTAATCACACTAGATAAGTTAAATGATTTCATTGTACATTTGAAAAAAAACTGA
- a CDS encoding MFS transporter, with amino-acid sequence MKNPYIKSSLGMYINYFMLGMINIIIAANMENLSERYGVTVAQISLLVTAIGIGKLIALFFVGHLADGWGRKPVIITANFLYLLFLVGIPMTTSYVLAFVFAISAGIANSLLDSGTYPALTEAFPKTASSASVLVKASVAIGATLLPFIMAFLVANHIFWGWAFFGMGLLYLINGIYLIFMPFPDHRLVSTKGGDAIQTDFKEQPKLLGEGLAVILIGFTSTALIVVWETWLPQLGIQLIGLESNQAVQLLSYFSIGALVSVLLLAIILDKFISPIMVAIIYPIGALISMLILFMVKSSGIVLVSTFLIGLFTSGILQLALSIMMKLFPANKAITSSYVNIASSLAFILVPLIISGLVSSAGISVTLIFGIVIAIISVALAVFVLGRIKKIFA; translated from the coding sequence GTGAAAAACCCTTATATCAAATCATCTTTAGGAATGTATATAAACTACTTCATGCTTGGCATGATCAACATCATTATTGCAGCAAATATGGAAAACTTATCGGAACGCTACGGTGTAACGGTTGCACAAATTAGTTTACTTGTAACAGCTATAGGGATTGGTAAATTAATTGCTCTATTTTTTGTTGGTCATCTTGCAGATGGATGGGGTCGCAAACCAGTGATTATTACAGCCAATTTTCTTTATTTATTATTTCTAGTAGGGATACCTATGACAACAAGTTATGTACTTGCTTTTGTCTTTGCGATTTCAGCCGGTATTGCTAACTCATTACTTGACTCAGGAACATATCCTGCATTAACAGAAGCATTTCCAAAAACAGCAAGTTCTGCTTCTGTGTTAGTAAAAGCATCTGTAGCGATTGGGGCAACCTTACTGCCGTTTATAATGGCATTTTTAGTCGCAAACCATATCTTCTGGGGATGGGCATTCTTTGGAATGGGCTTATTATATCTAATAAATGGGATTTATTTAATTTTCATGCCGTTCCCGGACCATAGATTAGTTTCAACGAAAGGAGGAGATGCGATTCAAACAGACTTTAAAGAACAGCCAAAGTTACTTGGTGAAGGATTAGCCGTCATCCTAATAGGCTTCACTTCAACAGCATTAATTGTTGTATGGGAAACATGGTTGCCGCAATTAGGAATCCAACTTATAGGACTTGAATCTAATCAAGCGGTACAATTACTATCTTATTTCAGTATCGGTGCTCTTGTATCCGTATTGTTATTAGCGATTATATTGGATAAATTTATCTCACCAATTATGGTTGCAATCATTTATCCAATTGGTGCTCTTATATCCATGCTTATACTGTTCATGGTGAAATCATCAGGCATTGTGTTAGTAAGTACATTTTTGATTGGATTATTCACATCAGGTATTTTACAACTAGCTCTAAGCATTATGATGAAGCTTTTCCCTGCGAATAAAGCAATAACATCTTCGTATGTAAATATTGCTTCGAGCTTAGCTTTCATCCTTGTACCTCTTATTATAAGTGGTTTAGTAAGTTCTGCGGGAATTTCAGTGACATTGATATTCGGCATAGTTATCGCAATTATTAGTGTTGCACTTGCCGTATTTGTATTAGGTAGAATCAAAAAGATTTTTGCCTAG
- a CDS encoding MDR family MFS transporter, producing the protein MPSQHYNKKSIVILLMTGTFIAILNQTLMITAIPPIMEEMNISANTGQWLTTVFMLVSGVMIPVSAFLLERFSTRQLFISAMSTFIIGTVIGGIAPNFEILLLGRIIQSIGAGILLPLMQTVFLLIFPVNKRGTAMGLVGLVISFAPAIGPALSGWIIANYSWRILFFIILPIALLDVIIAIIAMKNVTELTYPKIDIFSIILSSFGFGGLLYGFTSAGNNGWTDVVTIITLGVGMISLCLFVLRQLRMNHPMLEFRVFKSFIFTLTTILGMIGFMGLIGVETLIPLYMQNMRDFTAMEAGLALLPGALVMGFMSPITGRIFDKIGARWLVITGLVIITFSTLAFSNLNPTTSFAYITIMYSVRMFGLSMVMMPATTAGLNQLPKRLLAHGAAMSNTMRQIAASIGTALIVTVMTTTAQHASQQAKILNPLIHGINVAFIVITVLSLIGVILAFFIKKVHPSVEEKWNKPLDENKKISSGAST; encoded by the coding sequence ATGCCATCTCAACATTATAATAAAAAATCAATTGTTATCCTGCTTATGACAGGCACATTTATCGCCATTTTAAATCAGACGCTTATGATAACGGCCATTCCTCCTATTATGGAAGAAATGAATATTAGTGCGAATACAGGACAATGGTTAACAACGGTCTTTATGCTTGTCAGTGGTGTAATGATTCCAGTTAGTGCCTTTCTACTTGAGCGCTTTTCAACAAGACAACTTTTCATTTCTGCTATGAGTACGTTTATTATTGGGACCGTGATTGGAGGGATTGCTCCAAACTTCGAAATCTTACTACTGGGCAGGATCATTCAGTCGATTGGTGCTGGTATTCTATTACCACTGATGCAAACTGTATTTTTATTAATTTTCCCTGTTAATAAGCGAGGAACGGCTATGGGATTAGTTGGCCTAGTAATATCTTTTGCCCCTGCCATTGGGCCAGCACTTTCCGGATGGATAATTGCTAACTATTCTTGGCGCATTTTATTTTTTATCATTTTGCCTATTGCCTTATTAGATGTAATTATAGCCATTATCGCCATGAAAAATGTTACAGAATTGACCTATCCGAAAATTGATATATTCTCTATTATATTATCTTCATTTGGTTTTGGAGGATTGCTTTATGGATTTACCAGTGCAGGTAATAACGGTTGGACAGACGTAGTGACTATTATCACTTTAGGAGTAGGAATGATTAGTCTCTGTCTATTTGTTCTCCGCCAACTGAGAATGAACCACCCTATGCTTGAGTTCCGAGTATTTAAATCTTTTATCTTTACACTGACGACTATCCTTGGAATGATTGGTTTTATGGGGTTGATTGGCGTCGAAACATTAATCCCGCTTTATATGCAAAATATGCGTGATTTTACTGCAATGGAAGCTGGATTAGCCTTATTACCGGGAGCTCTTGTCATGGGCTTTATGTCCCCTATTACTGGCCGTATTTTTGATAAAATCGGGGCTAGGTGGTTAGTCATTACAGGATTAGTTATCATTACTTTCTCAACCTTGGCCTTTTCAAATCTCAATCCCACTACATCGTTTGCATACATAACAATTATGTATTCAGTTCGAATGTTTGGCTTATCTATGGTGATGATGCCAGCTACAACAGCAGGTTTAAATCAACTTCCGAAACGCTTGCTTGCACATGGGGCAGCGATGAGCAATACAATGCGTCAGATTGCTGCATCCATTGGAACGGCTCTTATCGTGACGGTAATGACAACAACAGCACAACATGCTTCACAACAAGCTAAGATCCTAAATCCTTTGATTCATGGTATAAATGTTGCCTTCATCGTTATTACAGTTCTTTCCCTTATTGGAGTGATTTTAGCGTTTTTCATAAAAAAAGTTCACCCTTCAGTAGAAGAAAAATGGAACAAACCGTTAGATGAGAACAAGAAGATAAGTTCTGGTGCAAGCACTTGA